In Mycobacterium sp. Aquia_216, a genomic segment contains:
- a CDS encoding glycosyltransferase family 4 protein, with protein MRAARRPIRVLTIGNAPAGPNSRGGMATMMRLLIEDTDSRFRIRLVPTYNDAPLALRLWTGISGVLRASALLLFGFVDVFHVHYSWRGSIVRKAVPLLVARLRGVPTIVHGHTTYFFSWLDELPRPAGRAVRLALHADYSVVLGQFHVKESCASLGFDESHTRVLYNPVVVPAVAPSPRTGQPLRAVALGRLGENKGSYDLVRAIGMLPNDIRANLRATLAGDGEVEEVRELVRANGLEDTIAVVGWVGPAERDRLLAESAIFLLPSYSEGLPMAVLEAMATGVVPVTTAVGAIPEVVTDGVHGVLISPGEPEQLAAALQSLIVDAELRNRLAAAAYARAGEFDVAHWREALHDLWLAAASR; from the coding sequence GTGAGGGCGGCGCGCCGGCCGATCCGGGTCCTGACGATCGGCAATGCCCCGGCCGGACCGAACAGCCGCGGCGGTATGGCGACGATGATGCGCCTGCTGATCGAGGACACCGACTCGCGGTTTCGCATCCGCCTGGTGCCCACCTATAACGACGCACCCCTGGCGCTGCGGCTGTGGACCGGAATTTCGGGCGTGCTCAGGGCATCCGCGCTGCTGCTGTTCGGGTTCGTCGACGTCTTCCATGTCCACTATTCGTGGCGTGGCAGCATCGTCCGCAAGGCCGTGCCGCTGTTGGTCGCGCGGCTGCGCGGCGTCCCGACCATCGTCCACGGCCACACCACGTACTTCTTCTCCTGGCTCGACGAGCTGCCGCGGCCGGCGGGCCGCGCTGTACGCCTGGCGCTGCATGCCGACTATTCGGTGGTGCTCGGCCAATTCCACGTCAAGGAGTCGTGCGCGAGCCTCGGCTTCGACGAGTCGCACACCCGAGTGCTGTACAACCCCGTGGTGGTACCTGCCGTGGCACCTTCACCGCGCACCGGGCAGCCGCTACGGGCGGTGGCGCTCGGCCGGTTGGGCGAAAACAAGGGCAGCTACGACCTTGTTCGTGCTATCGGCATGCTGCCCAACGACATTCGGGCCAACCTGCGAGCCACCCTGGCCGGCGATGGGGAAGTGGAAGAGGTGCGCGAGCTTGTCCGCGCCAACGGACTCGAGGACACCATCGCCGTTGTCGGCTGGGTCGGTCCCGCCGAACGGGATCGGCTGTTGGCCGAGTCGGCGATCTTTCTGTTGCCCAGCTACAGCGAAGGTCTTCCGATGGCGGTGCTGGAGGCGATGGCCACCGGGGTCGTGCCGGTGACCACCGCCGTGGGGGCGATACCCGAAGTCGTTACCGACGGAGTACACGGTGTACTGATCAGTCCCGGCGAACCCGAGCAGCTGGCGGCGGCGCTGCAGTCTTTGATCGTCGATGCCGAGCTGCGTAATCGCCTGGCGGCGGCGGCGTATGCGCGTGCGGGAGAATTCGACGTCGCCCATTGGCGGGAGGCGCTGCATGACCTGTGGCTCGCCGCCGCATCTCGGTGA
- a CDS encoding polysaccharide deacetylase family protein, with protein sequence MARLKDLAPPATRATVRNIAAGLLCAAGVPAFARRRHRDLLAIVMFHGVADEPLSPACWHVLDSPMYRRQLEYIRKHFNVLALEEALERLAAGTLPPRALAITFDDGTRNLATHAVPVLRELGLPAAMFLATGPMGSNETLWPDRLWLAIAHTTATAADLTALGLGTRSLEGTADRGKVYADAVARLKDLADAQRIAVLDEVCTALGYRGSGDGGPFRMLSWDEAREMADGGLVTLHPHTVTHPILSRCNDDKMAREITDSCTALERETGRAPTVFAYPNGRMQDFDARAQDVLRRRGVRWALSTTRGFADRHCDPLALPRLPVGSDSSFGYFRLMVSGGLPRR encoded by the coding sequence ATGGCACGACTGAAAGACCTCGCCCCACCCGCCACCCGGGCGACCGTCAGGAACATCGCGGCCGGGCTGCTGTGCGCCGCGGGCGTACCGGCGTTCGCCCGAAGGCGCCACCGCGACCTGCTCGCGATCGTGATGTTCCATGGCGTGGCAGACGAACCGCTGTCGCCGGCGTGCTGGCATGTCCTGGACTCCCCGATGTACCGCCGTCAGCTGGAATACATCCGCAAGCATTTCAACGTCCTTGCGCTCGAGGAGGCCCTCGAGCGGCTTGCCGCCGGCACGCTGCCGCCGCGCGCGCTGGCGATCACCTTCGACGACGGCACCCGCAATCTCGCCACCCACGCGGTCCCGGTGTTGCGCGAGCTGGGGCTGCCCGCGGCGATGTTCCTGGCGACCGGCCCGATGGGCAGCAACGAAACCCTTTGGCCCGACCGGCTTTGGCTCGCGATCGCGCACACCACTGCGACCGCGGCCGATCTGACCGCACTGGGGCTGGGCACTCGTTCACTCGAAGGGACCGCCGACCGCGGCAAGGTTTACGCGGACGCGGTCGCGCGGTTGAAGGATCTGGCCGACGCGCAGCGGATCGCGGTGCTGGACGAGGTTTGCACCGCACTCGGCTATCGCGGCAGCGGCGACGGCGGTCCGTTCCGGATGCTGTCCTGGGACGAAGCGCGTGAGATGGCCGACGGCGGCCTGGTGACGCTGCATCCGCACACGGTGACCCACCCGATCCTGTCGCGCTGCAACGACGACAAGATGGCGCGCGAGATCACCGATTCGTGTACCGCGCTCGAACGTGAGACTGGCCGAGCACCAACGGTTTTCGCCTATCCCAATGGCAGAATGCAGGATTTCGATGCGCGCGCCCAGGACGTGCTGCGCCGCCGCGGCGTGCGCTGGGCATTGTCGACCACGCGGGGATTCGCCGACCGGCATTGCGACCCGCTGGCGTTGCCACGGCTACCGGTGGGCAGCGATTCGTCCTTCGGCTACTTCCGGCTCATGGTCTCCGGCGGCCTGCCCCGCCGTTAG
- a CDS encoding DUF732 domain-containing protein — translation MKPALAASFIALPALLCSVPAVANADPDNTPDYIAYLDQNNIKYSSHETIVHVGTNLCNELRNNMLPPDQALQRIQNLGYSKQQTKQIAFAAVEAFCPDMDIDSNTPPKS, via the coding sequence ATGAAACCAGCACTAGCGGCGTCCTTCATCGCCCTGCCCGCACTGCTGTGTTCAGTGCCGGCAGTCGCGAACGCCGACCCGGACAACACACCCGACTACATCGCGTACCTCGACCAGAACAACATCAAGTACAGCAGCCACGAAACGATCGTCCACGTGGGCACCAACCTGTGCAACGAGCTGCGCAACAACATGCTCCCGCCCGACCAAGCGCTGCAGCGGATTCAAAACCTGGGCTACAGCAAGCAGCAGACGAAGCAGATCGCCTTCGCCGCGGTCGAGGCGTTCTGCCCCGACATGGATATCGACTCCAACACACCGCCCAAGTCGTAA
- a CDS encoding serine/threonine-protein kinase PknD encodes MEGKEFGRYRLVELLGRSDMGEVWRAYDTEAGDRTAAIKLLPPQLAADPTITEQFRREAAAAARLNNRHIIPIRNYGEIGEQLYIEMELIEGRNLKEVLADGPIEPARAVRIIEQVAEALDAAHHVRLVHGDVKPANILLDHDDFAYLVDVGIARLAPWYETRMTKSDNEIDSWHYMAPERSGARDADARADIYSLACVLYECLTGQPPFAGDTWLFAAHLSTPPPRPSATRPGVPARLDDVIATGMAKDPANRYASAAELADAARDAIAAPVSVPTPRAEAPPATNPPQREQAAPAVEPDFGAPQPTPVDEWSELEPFELPAPPRAAAPPPRRWWRRPVIVIPAALLTVAVVAAAAVIAVNRSHGPRTAPHAEHHDPPYGPQITLPFTGLNHPADVEVDSRGNIYVADDINNRVLRLTAGATAPSELPFNGLNDPEGVAVDGAGNVYVTDTNNNRVLKLEMGSTTPIVLPFTGLHRPEGVATDDAGALYVADTDANRVLQLAAGSNTPVELPFTGLNGPEGVGVDSARSVYVADSGNSRVVKLAIDASRQTVVPFSGLFTPGDPSGVAVDGGGDIFVTDYTNNRVLKMEAGSDRQSVLPFVGLNHPSGIAVDSAVNLYVTDYTGDRVVKLPAK; translated from the coding sequence GTGGAGGGAAAGGAGTTTGGTCGCTACCGGCTCGTCGAGTTGTTGGGCCGCAGCGATATGGGCGAGGTGTGGCGCGCCTATGACACCGAGGCCGGCGACCGCACCGCAGCGATCAAACTGCTTCCGCCACAGCTGGCCGCCGACCCCACGATCACCGAGCAGTTCCGCCGGGAAGCCGCAGCCGCCGCGCGGCTGAACAACCGGCACATCATTCCCATCCGCAATTACGGCGAAATCGGCGAGCAGCTCTACATCGAGATGGAGCTGATCGAAGGCCGCAACCTGAAAGAGGTGTTGGCGGACGGGCCGATCGAGCCGGCCCGCGCGGTGCGCATCATCGAGCAGGTGGCCGAGGCGCTGGACGCCGCGCACCACGTCCGGCTGGTGCACGGCGACGTCAAACCCGCCAACATCCTGCTCGATCACGACGACTTCGCTTATCTGGTCGATGTCGGGATCGCCCGTTTGGCGCCGTGGTACGAGACACGAATGACCAAATCCGACAACGAGATTGACAGTTGGCACTACATGGCGCCGGAGCGGTCCGGGGCCCGCGACGCCGACGCCCGCGCGGACATCTACTCGCTGGCCTGCGTGCTGTACGAATGCCTGACCGGACAACCGCCCTTCGCCGGAGACACCTGGCTGTTCGCCGCGCACCTGAGCACCCCGCCGCCGCGGCCCTCGGCCACCCGGCCCGGCGTGCCCGCGCGCCTCGACGACGTCATCGCCACCGGCATGGCCAAAGACCCCGCCAACCGGTATGCGAGCGCCGCCGAGCTGGCCGACGCGGCCCGCGACGCCATCGCCGCGCCGGTGAGCGTACCCACCCCGCGTGCGGAAGCACCCCCGGCGACGAACCCACCGCAACGTGAACAGGCCGCACCCGCCGTCGAACCGGATTTCGGGGCGCCCCAACCAACGCCGGTCGACGAATGGTCCGAACTGGAACCGTTTGAGCTGCCGGCGCCGCCGCGCGCCGCTGCCCCGCCGCCGCGCCGGTGGTGGCGCCGGCCGGTCATCGTGATTCCGGCTGCCCTGTTGACGGTGGCCGTCGTTGCGGCCGCCGCGGTCATTGCCGTGAACCGGTCGCACGGCCCGCGGACCGCTCCGCACGCTGAGCACCACGATCCTCCGTACGGTCCGCAAATCACCCTCCCGTTTACCGGGCTCAACCACCCCGCCGATGTGGAGGTGGATTCCCGAGGCAACATCTATGTCGCCGATGACATAAACAATCGGGTGCTGAGGCTGACGGCGGGCGCCACCGCCCCGAGCGAGCTTCCCTTCAACGGCCTCAACGATCCCGAGGGCGTGGCGGTGGATGGCGCGGGCAACGTCTACGTCACCGACACCAACAACAATCGGGTGCTCAAGCTGGAGATGGGCTCGACCACGCCGATCGTGTTGCCGTTCACCGGCCTGCACCGGCCCGAGGGAGTGGCGACGGACGATGCGGGCGCTCTCTACGTCGCCGACACGGACGCCAATCGGGTGCTGCAGTTGGCGGCCGGGTCGAACACGCCGGTCGAGCTTCCGTTCACCGGCCTCAACGGGCCGGAGGGCGTCGGGGTGGACAGTGCTCGCAGCGTCTACGTCGCCGACTCGGGCAACAGCCGGGTGGTGAAGCTGGCGATCGATGCGAGCCGTCAGACCGTGGTGCCGTTCTCCGGCCTGTTCACCCCCGGGGACCCGAGCGGGGTCGCGGTCGACGGCGGGGGCGACATCTTCGTCACCGACTACACCAACAATCGCGTGCTGAAAATGGAGGCCGGGTCGGACAGGCAGAGCGTGCTGCCCTTCGTCGGCCTCAACCACCCCAGCGGCATCGCGGTAGACAGCGCCGTCAACCTCTACGTCACCGACTACACCGGCGATCGGGTGGTGAAGCTGCCGGCGAAATAA
- a CDS encoding GtrA family protein, whose product MADTRSWHGSRVPAESRVSPSRTVDRFHKLCEAVVSRLPFGLSSVIAPTFLGFCVINGFTFSVDLALLTTLRSGLDLPVPIAVTVAYACAFALSYVLNRTFNFQSHGAVGPQVAVYVVVVAVNYLAFILGVTSLLSAIGVQYQLSRVVAGMCEAVYMYSAMRWVVFRR is encoded by the coding sequence ATGGCGGATACCCGGTCATGGCACGGTAGCCGCGTGCCAGCCGAATCGCGGGTCAGCCCGTCACGCACGGTCGACCGGTTCCACAAGCTCTGTGAGGCGGTCGTCAGCCGGCTTCCGTTCGGGCTCAGCTCGGTCATTGCCCCGACATTTCTCGGCTTCTGCGTGATCAACGGCTTCACGTTCAGCGTGGATCTGGCGCTGCTCACCACGCTGCGCAGCGGGCTGGACCTGCCGGTGCCGATCGCCGTCACGGTCGCCTACGCGTGCGCTTTCGCGCTCAGCTACGTGCTCAATCGCACCTTCAACTTCCAATCGCATGGCGCGGTCGGACCGCAGGTCGCCGTCTATGTCGTGGTGGTCGCCGTCAACTACCTGGCTTTCATCCTCGGCGTGACGAGCTTGTTGTCGGCCATCGGCGTGCAATACCAGCTGTCGCGGGTCGTGGCGGGCATGTGCGAAGCGGTGTACATGTACAGCGCGATGAGATGGGTGGTCTTCCGCCGCTGA
- a CDS encoding VOC family protein — translation MSEHEVKMIILSTDDLDESIRFYSETLGMSLKFRDGAHFAALDGGPVTLALATDVDHPIPGQVVVGIKTADVDAAAKAVEASGGGIVKGPYDDAHERRAVVYDNKGNGVVFYKPLAR, via the coding sequence TTGAGCGAGCACGAAGTAAAGATGATCATCTTGTCGACCGACGACCTGGATGAATCGATCCGGTTTTACAGCGAGACCCTGGGCATGTCACTGAAGTTCCGCGACGGCGCCCATTTCGCGGCCCTCGACGGCGGGCCGGTCACTCTCGCATTGGCGACGGACGTGGACCATCCCATACCCGGGCAGGTCGTCGTCGGTATCAAGACCGCGGATGTCGACGCCGCGGCCAAGGCGGTCGAGGCCAGCGGTGGCGGCATCGTGAAGGGCCCGTACGACGACGCCCACGAACGCCGCGCCGTGGTGTACGACAACAAGGGCAACGGCGTGGTGTTCTACAAGCCGCTGGCCCGCTGA
- a CDS encoding WXG100 family type VII secretion target: protein MSDININVEQLASSGSQVSGQAEDLATGLVAADNRMEAAQYGWAGTSATALSARAARWLPASRALVGRVGEHGFALHDAAVQHAAAEAERAKALADVAARAAAVSGRG, encoded by the coding sequence GTGTCTGACATCAATATCAATGTGGAGCAATTGGCGTCTTCGGGAAGTCAGGTGAGCGGGCAGGCGGAGGATTTGGCGACGGGGTTGGTGGCGGCCGATAACCGGATGGAGGCGGCTCAGTACGGCTGGGCCGGTACTTCGGCGACTGCGCTGAGCGCCCGGGCGGCTCGGTGGCTGCCGGCATCGCGGGCGTTGGTGGGCAGGGTCGGGGAGCACGGTTTCGCGCTACACGACGCCGCTGTGCAGCACGCGGCGGCCGAGGCCGAGCGCGCGAAGGCGCTCGCCGATGTTGCTGCTCGGGCCGCGGCGGTCAGTGGTCGCGGCTGA
- a CDS encoding alpha/beta hydrolase produces MTLSVADIDRWNAEAVREVFHAASARSQSAFGASRELASLSVFATWEGASRDAAAHQNAAIRQDLDAHGNEALAVARAAENAAGGIDKVKADLAKLRADAAAAGLQVDAATSQVVAIPQLRYTAAEWAQLQVRRAELQTRLSAIVAEANAVDQELATAINMADGDAPIPPGPHDNRPDVQRALSQPLPEDPKQFADLWNKLTPEEKDWLYNQDHNVGNHSGMPWDPPDHLGKDHYNRLHLPELQQQAQADVDRLQHRVDELASQIYMGDHSEATTGEFNALAPQLLAARHSLDGYKAVQAALNRNGVRRYLGLIDDNGHAAVAIGNPDYAKRNAILVPGTGQDLAAFEGSDLKSLAMYNSAMLAGPNLRPGDVAVTTWMGYDRPMNLFEAAWPDRARAGAGALDAFESGQRASHTGAPSIDTVIGHSYGSTLVGAAASGGHHLDADNVVAVGSPGMLVHGAGDLNLDPGANVYAMRARNDIIDLVTDMTLGHDPVANDFGATRLYAAPGPSSDPLGLTPSVAAHSSYWSEGNPALRNLGAVIAGIRPPQTVANGGGG; encoded by the coding sequence ATGACCCTATCGGTCGCAGACATTGACCGGTGGAACGCCGAGGCGGTGCGCGAGGTGTTTCACGCGGCTTCCGCGCGCTCACAGAGCGCTTTCGGCGCCTCCCGCGAGTTGGCGTCGCTGTCGGTGTTCGCGACCTGGGAGGGCGCATCGCGCGATGCCGCCGCGCATCAGAACGCGGCAATTCGACAAGACCTCGACGCGCACGGTAACGAGGCGCTCGCGGTCGCCCGGGCCGCCGAGAACGCCGCCGGCGGGATCGACAAGGTCAAGGCCGACCTCGCGAAATTGCGTGCCGACGCGGCCGCCGCCGGGCTACAGGTCGACGCCGCGACCAGCCAGGTGGTGGCCATTCCTCAATTGCGTTACACCGCAGCCGAATGGGCGCAGCTGCAGGTGCGGCGCGCCGAATTACAGACGCGATTGAGCGCGATTGTGGCCGAGGCCAATGCCGTCGACCAGGAGCTGGCGACGGCGATCAACATGGCCGACGGCGACGCACCCATTCCACCCGGGCCCCATGACAACCGACCGGACGTGCAGCGGGCACTGTCCCAGCCGCTGCCGGAGGATCCCAAGCAGTTCGCCGACCTCTGGAACAAACTCACGCCGGAGGAGAAGGACTGGCTCTACAACCAGGACCACAACGTCGGCAATCACTCCGGCATGCCGTGGGATCCGCCGGACCATCTGGGCAAGGATCATTACAACCGGCTTCATCTGCCGGAGCTGCAGCAACAAGCGCAAGCCGACGTCGACCGTCTGCAGCACCGCGTCGACGAGCTGGCGAGCCAGATCTACATGGGCGACCACAGCGAAGCGACGACCGGCGAATTCAACGCTCTGGCACCTCAACTGCTCGCGGCCCGACACAGCCTCGACGGCTATAAGGCGGTGCAGGCCGCGTTGAACCGCAACGGCGTGCGGCGCTACCTGGGCCTGATCGACGACAACGGCCACGCGGCGGTCGCCATCGGAAACCCGGACTACGCCAAGCGCAATGCGATCTTGGTGCCCGGCACAGGCCAGGACCTCGCGGCCTTCGAAGGCAGCGACCTGAAATCGTTGGCGATGTACAACTCCGCGATGTTGGCCGGCCCCAATTTGCGGCCGGGGGATGTGGCGGTCACGACCTGGATGGGCTACGACCGCCCGATGAATCTCTTCGAAGCGGCGTGGCCCGATCGGGCCCGGGCGGGCGCCGGTGCGTTGGACGCGTTCGAAAGCGGACAGCGCGCCTCGCACACCGGAGCGCCGTCGATCGACACGGTGATCGGGCACAGTTATGGCTCAACGTTGGTCGGGGCGGCCGCATCCGGAGGGCATCATCTGGACGCCGACAACGTCGTCGCGGTCGGCAGCCCCGGAATGCTCGTCCATGGTGCGGGCGACCTGAATCTGGATCCTGGTGCGAATGTCTATGCGATGCGGGCCCGCAATGACATCATCGATTTGGTGACCGACATGACGCTGGGCCACGATCCGGTGGCCAACGACTTCGGTGCGACACGCTTGTATGCGGCTCCCGGACCCAGTAGCGACCCACTCGGGTTGACCCCGAGCGTTGCGGCCCACAGCAGCTACTGGAGCGAGGGAAACCCGGCGTTGCGCAATCTGGGCGCCGTCATCGCCGGCATTCGGCCTCCCCAAACCGTTGCGAATGGTGGGGGAGGCTAA
- a CDS encoding TetR/AcrR family transcriptional regulator, which translates to MRRRHGAELDAAIRAAVLSLVGEHGAAGVTMEAVAAAAGTSKPVLYRRWPDSRALLRDTLLGTAATAIPHRDTGSYREDMLAVLRGWAELFTGPQSALIRAGIATAAHDSELAETFRTDVIGWRKKEMADLLARGIARGDVRADIPVDIARELGQSVLWHRLLVTGDPITDDLIVQLVDEVLVPFVAPPG; encoded by the coding sequence ATGCGGCGACGCCACGGTGCGGAACTCGACGCGGCGATCCGGGCCGCGGTGCTGAGCCTCGTCGGCGAGCACGGCGCCGCCGGAGTCACGATGGAGGCCGTCGCCGCCGCCGCCGGCACCAGCAAGCCGGTGCTCTACCGGCGGTGGCCGGACAGCCGGGCACTATTGCGCGACACCCTCCTCGGGACCGCTGCCACAGCGATCCCGCACCGGGACACCGGCAGTTACCGCGAGGACATGCTCGCAGTCCTTCGCGGCTGGGCCGAACTGTTCACCGGACCACAGTCGGCCCTCATCCGGGCCGGAATAGCCACGGCCGCACACGATTCCGAACTCGCCGAGACATTTCGCACCGACGTCATCGGCTGGCGGAAAAAGGAAATGGCCGACCTGCTGGCCAGGGGCATCGCCCGCGGCGACGTGCGCGCCGACATACCCGTCGACATTGCCCGCGAACTTGGCCAGAGCGTGCTGTGGCACCGCCTCCTGGTCACCGGCGACCCGATAACCGACGACCTGATCGTGCAACTCGTCGACGAGGTGCTCGTGCCGTTCGTCGCGCCACCCGGGTGA
- a CDS encoding YciI family protein yields MSGLPAELEQLEERAAKIPLFAIFMRATDTFERADTAQGAALLTEHLRYLVELEDHNRLLAVGPLDRTPAGPMDGLCIIRADSRDQAEAIAAEEPFAKAGWRINTVRSWELSFGTLVPAARTG; encoded by the coding sequence ATGAGCGGCCTACCCGCCGAGCTTGAGCAGCTGGAGGAACGGGCGGCAAAGATCCCGCTGTTCGCTATATTCATGCGCGCTACCGACACGTTTGAACGTGCCGATACGGCGCAGGGTGCCGCGCTGCTCACCGAGCATCTGCGCTACCTGGTCGAGTTAGAGGACCACAACCGACTTTTGGCCGTCGGTCCTCTCGATCGCACCCCGGCGGGACCTATGGACGGCCTGTGCATCATTCGGGCGGACTCTCGCGACCAAGCCGAAGCCATCGCTGCCGAGGAGCCGTTCGCCAAGGCCGGCTGGCGGATCAACACCGTACGGTCGTGGGAGCTGAGCTTCGGGACCCTGGTGCCGGCGGCGCGCACGGGCTGA
- a CDS encoding metal-sensitive transcriptional regulator, translating to MTQELTAKKSAALNRLKTVRGHLDAIIRMLETDAYCVDVMKQISAVQSALERTNRVMLHNHLETCFSQAVLGGQGAAAIDELVDALKFSPALTGPDSCLNGTAADEAVAAGTS from the coding sequence GTGACTCAAGAGCTGACGGCCAAAAAGAGTGCGGCACTCAATCGGCTAAAGACGGTGCGAGGTCATCTCGACGCGATCATTCGCATGCTCGAAACGGACGCCTACTGCGTGGACGTGATGAAGCAGATTTCTGCGGTGCAGTCGGCGTTAGAACGCACGAATAGGGTGATGTTGCACAACCACCTGGAGACCTGCTTTTCACAGGCCGTCTTGGGCGGCCAGGGAGCAGCAGCCATCGACGAATTGGTCGATGCGTTGAAGTTCAGTCCCGCTCTGACTGGCCCCGACTCGTGCCTAAACGGCACCGCCGCCGACGAGGCCGTGGCAGCCGGGACATCCTGA
- a CDS encoding glycine-rich domain-containing protein, which produces MLEGRLEEALAFNAPFVIDRLVKDRVADTPAFAEELFTEAKKYLVLCEATPDMTFGMCSAIVDEAWHAFILFTAEYTEYGRRYFGNYVHHSPADNYQTVDRTETAGRSPKEASFNEFRQRYEELYGQPLPAVWYDDSSVAPSRRVVNDKAGTLTVTVDDNTAHLSDDSDNTVLSVNELALEALDFIARTPDFYVRELPGDLTGEEKVGVIAPLVRLGVLRLAP; this is translated from the coding sequence GTGCTTGAAGGTCGACTTGAAGAGGCGTTGGCCTTCAATGCACCCTTCGTGATCGATCGACTGGTCAAAGATCGGGTCGCCGACACACCGGCATTCGCCGAAGAGCTGTTCACCGAGGCGAAGAAGTACCTGGTGCTGTGCGAGGCGACTCCCGACATGACGTTTGGCATGTGCTCGGCGATCGTGGACGAAGCCTGGCACGCTTTCATCCTCTTCACGGCCGAGTACACGGAATACGGTCGCCGTTACTTCGGAAACTATGTCCACCATTCGCCCGCCGACAATTACCAGACGGTCGATCGCACCGAGACCGCAGGTCGCTCGCCAAAAGAAGCTTCCTTCAACGAGTTTCGTCAACGATACGAGGAGTTGTACGGCCAGCCGCTGCCGGCCGTATGGTACGACGACAGCAGTGTCGCTCCGTCCCGCCGTGTCGTCAACGATAAGGCCGGGACACTGACTGTCACTGTCGACGACAACACCGCCCACCTTAGCGACGACAGCGACAACACCGTGCTCTCCGTCAACGAATTGGCTTTGGAAGCTCTGGATTTCATCGCCCGAACCCCCGACTTCTATGTGCGCGAACTCCCCGGAGACCTGACCGGGGAAGAGAAAGTCGGTGTGATCGCGCCGCTGGTCCGTTTGGGCGTGTTACGTCTGGCGCCCTAG
- a CDS encoding GNAT family N-acetyltransferase, producing the protein MVDVREATAADKMAVAEVHVRSWQQGYRGLVAQDFLDGLRPEDMATRYTFDGMDLPRGPYTMVAVEGDTIRGHTTIGRSRDDHTVDAGEIWSLYVDPAHWGSGVSDALLAAGCNRLSQAGHEEALLWVLATNMRARRFYERHGWTTDGVQQTVVLGGASVRQIRYATPLGRQT; encoded by the coding sequence GTGGTCGACGTGCGCGAAGCGACAGCAGCAGACAAGATGGCCGTCGCCGAAGTGCACGTCCGATCCTGGCAGCAGGGCTACCGAGGTCTCGTCGCACAGGATTTTCTCGACGGGTTGCGTCCCGAGGACATGGCTACTCGATACACATTCGACGGGATGGACCTGCCCCGCGGTCCGTACACAATGGTCGCGGTTGAAGGCGACACGATACGCGGCCACACCACTATCGGCCGATCGCGCGACGACCACACGGTCGATGCCGGAGAGATCTGGTCGCTGTATGTCGACCCGGCGCACTGGGGCTCAGGAGTCAGCGACGCCCTGCTCGCCGCCGGGTGCAACCGACTGAGTCAGGCCGGCCACGAAGAGGCCCTCTTATGGGTCCTTGCCACCAACATGCGTGCCAGGCGGTTCTACGAACGCCATGGGTGGACGACCGACGGAGTGCAACAAACCGTGGTCCTCGGTGGAGCGTCCGTCCGCCAGATCCGGTATGCCACTCCGCTAGGGCGCCAGACGTAA